A section of the Spirosoma pollinicola genome encodes:
- the thrC gene encoding threonine synthase, whose translation MRFYSTNSPQSTVSTKQALFQSMPADKGLYMPTPLPTLGVDFFTAIADQSLADIGFAISYALFGDEINKADLEELTHNAFPFETPVIQLESGKTSVLELFHGPSLAFKDVGARYMAALMSYFSKQSDKEVNILVATSGDTGGAVAMGFHNVPGVRVSILYPSGRVSELQEKQLTTLGGNIQAFEVDGTFDDCQAIVKQAFVDAELNAHLSLSSANSINIFRLIPQGFYYVSAYGQVQHYGKPVVFSTPSGNFGNLSAGAMVQKMGLPVAHFVAATNLNHVVPSYLKSGNYLPQASVATISNAMDVGSPSNFVRLAHLYNYDYNQFKTNVSGYFYDDEETRAGMKRIYDQYNYVSCPHTAIGIMGLQDYMTDSQQDVMGISLATAHPSKFKPLVEEVLGHPVEVPERLAELAHRSKKSIPIPAEYEAFKESFLQTV comes from the coding sequence ATGCGTTTTTACAGCACAAACAGTCCACAGTCGACTGTATCCACCAAGCAAGCCCTTTTCCAAAGTATGCCTGCTGATAAGGGGCTTTACATGCCAACCCCTTTACCTACTCTAGGCGTTGACTTCTTCACAGCCATTGCCGACCAATCTTTGGCCGATATTGGCTTCGCAATTAGTTATGCTTTATTTGGGGATGAAATTAATAAAGCTGATCTGGAGGAGTTGACACATAATGCATTCCCTTTTGAAACACCTGTTATTCAGCTTGAATCTGGTAAAACAAGCGTTTTGGAGTTGTTTCATGGTCCGTCATTAGCGTTTAAAGATGTTGGTGCTCGCTATATGGCTGCACTTATGTCCTATTTTTCTAAACAGAGTGACAAGGAGGTTAACATTTTAGTCGCCACATCAGGAGATACAGGTGGAGCTGTTGCCATGGGCTTTCATAATGTTCCGGGTGTTCGGGTTTCGATTTTATATCCGAGTGGTCGTGTAAGTGAATTACAGGAAAAACAGTTAACAACTCTGGGTGGAAACATTCAGGCTTTTGAAGTGGATGGCACGTTCGATGATTGTCAGGCTATTGTAAAGCAAGCCTTCGTTGATGCCGAACTGAATGCGCATTTATCTTTGTCATCTGCCAATTCTATCAATATATTTCGACTTATTCCACAAGGTTTCTATTATGTGAGCGCCTATGGCCAGGTCCAACATTATGGCAAGCCGGTGGTCTTTTCCACACCAAGTGGAAACTTTGGCAATTTAAGTGCTGGAGCTATGGTTCAAAAAATGGGCTTGCCAGTAGCTCATTTTGTTGCTGCGACTAATCTTAACCATGTAGTTCCCAGTTACCTAAAATCGGGTAATTATTTACCTCAAGCTTCCGTTGCAACTATTTCAAACGCTATGGATGTGGGTAGTCCCAGCAATTTTGTTCGGTTGGCTCATCTGTACAATTACGATTACAACCAATTTAAAACGAATGTTTCTGGCTATTTTTATGACGACGAAGAAACACGTGCTGGTATGAAGCGTATTTACGATCAGTACAATTATGTGTCTTGTCCTCACACGGCTATTGGTATCATGGGTTTACAAGATTACATGACAGACAGTCAGCAAGATGTTATGGGAATCTCCCTAGCTACGGCGCATCCTTCGAAATTTAAACCACTCGTTGAAGAAGTGCTTGGACATCCAGTCGAAGTTCCTGAACGATTAGCTGAATTAGCTCACCGTTCAAAGAAAAGTATCCCCATTCCCGCAGAGTATGAAGCATTCAAGGAATCATTTCTGCAAACAGTTTAA
- the pruA gene encoding L-glutamate gamma-semialdehyde dehydrogenase — translation MSFGFFNVPTPVNEPVKEYRPGSPEREVIKKALAEFRSQETDIPMYIGGEEVRTDRKLRVAPPHDHQHTLGYFYEGDATHVEKAIQSALEAKESWANLSWQHRASVFLKAADLLAGPYRAQINAATMLGQSKNVYQAEIDSACELIDFLRFNVHYATDIYKQQPSSSPGVWNRLEYRPLEGFIFALTPFNFTAIAGNLPTSAALMGNTIVWKPAYSQVLSAKVIMDVLRAAGLPSGVINLIYVDGPVAGEVIFNHPDFAGIHFTGSTGVFQKIWGTIGANIHKYKTYPRIVGETGGKDFVMVHVSANVDEVATGLVRGAFEYQGQKCSAASRAYIPTILWPAVEAKIKQFLSEIKMGVTEDFSNFVNAVIDERAFKKITAYIDEAKKSEGVEVVAGGNYDGSRGYFIEPTVLKVNDPKYRTMCEEIFGPVLSIHVYEPSEFENVLQILNTTSPYALTGSIFAKDRYVIEQVTKTLQNAAGNFYINDKPTGAVVGQQPFGGARASGTNDKAGSALNLYRWVSARTVKETFVPPKSYEYPFLQEE, via the coding sequence ATGTCATTCGGATTTTTCAACGTGCCAACACCGGTAAACGAACCGGTAAAAGAATACCGTCCTGGTTCGCCGGAACGTGAAGTCATCAAAAAAGCTTTAGCTGAATTTCGTTCTCAGGAAACGGATATTCCAATGTATATAGGGGGAGAAGAAGTACGCACTGATCGTAAACTCCGTGTTGCGCCCCCACACGATCATCAGCACACATTAGGGTATTTCTATGAAGGCGATGCAACGCACGTTGAAAAAGCGATACAGTCAGCATTAGAAGCGAAAGAATCTTGGGCCAACTTATCCTGGCAGCATCGAGCAAGTGTGTTTCTGAAAGCCGCCGATCTGCTTGCTGGCCCGTATCGTGCTCAAATCAATGCGGCTACAATGCTTGGACAATCGAAAAATGTGTATCAGGCAGAAATTGATTCCGCTTGCGAACTGATCGACTTTCTTCGATTCAACGTTCATTACGCGACAGATATATACAAACAGCAACCCAGTTCATCGCCAGGAGTGTGGAACCGGTTGGAATACAGACCACTCGAAGGGTTCATATTTGCACTAACGCCCTTCAATTTTACGGCGATAGCCGGTAATTTGCCAACATCTGCCGCCTTAATGGGAAACACAATTGTTTGGAAACCGGCGTACTCACAAGTCCTTTCGGCTAAAGTGATCATGGACGTGCTTCGGGCAGCAGGACTTCCATCTGGCGTGATCAACTTGATTTATGTAGATGGACCCGTTGCGGGAGAGGTAATTTTCAATCATCCTGATTTTGCCGGAATACATTTTACGGGTAGTACGGGTGTGTTTCAAAAAATCTGGGGTACAATTGGCGCAAACATTCACAAATACAAAACGTATCCACGTATAGTAGGGGAGACGGGCGGGAAAGATTTTGTTATGGTTCACGTGTCGGCAAACGTCGATGAAGTGGCAACAGGATTGGTACGGGGCGCCTTTGAATACCAGGGCCAAAAATGCTCAGCAGCCTCAAGAGCTTATATCCCTACTATACTTTGGCCAGCCGTAGAAGCTAAGATAAAACAGTTCTTAAGCGAAATAAAAATGGGCGTGACCGAAGACTTTTCCAACTTCGTCAACGCTGTTATCGATGAACGTGCTTTCAAGAAAATTACTGCCTACATCGACGAAGCCAAAAAAAGTGAAGGCGTGGAGGTAGTAGCAGGTGGAAATTATGACGGGTCAAGAGGCTATTTTATCGAACCTACAGTATTAAAAGTAAATGACCCGAAATACCGTACAATGTGTGAAGAGATCTTTGGACCCGTCTTATCGATACATGTTTATGAGCCCTCGGAATTTGAAAATGTGCTTCAAATCTTGAATACTACTTCGCCATACGCACTAACAGGATCCATATTCGCGAAGGATAGATATGTAATTGAACAGGTAACAAAGACCCTTCAAAATGCCGCTGGTAACTTTTATATCAATGATAAACCAACAGGGGCCGTAGTTGGACAACAACCATTTGGTGGCGCGAGGGCGTCAGGAACAAACGATAAAGCTGGATCAGCTCTGAACTTATATCGTTGGGTATCAGCACGTACTGTTAAGGAAACCTTTGTTCCACCAAAATCATACGAATATCCGTTTCTTCAGGAAGAATAA
- the tyrS gene encoding tyrosine--tRNA ligase, whose protein sequence is MNFIEELRWRGMLHDMTPGTEEQLQKEITAGYIGFDPTAASLHIGNLATVMLLVHLQRAGHKPFALVGGATGMIGDPSGKASEREFLSEETLRRNQEGIRQQLTKFLDFDCGVNSAEMVNNYDWFKEISFLGFLREAGKHISVNYMMAKDSVKKRLETGISFTEFSYQLLQGYDFYWLYNNKSVRLQMGGSDQWGNITTGTELIRRKESGQTNLREEYQAFALTTPLVTKADGTKFGKSESGNVWLDPALTSPYQFYQFWLNTTDADCPRLIRVFTLLPREEIEDLERQHTEAPHLRILQKAIAKEVTIRIHSQAGYDLAVKASEVLFGKATLETLRSIQADEFDVIFEGVPQTEISADELANSKDITDLLSIASRGEVYTSKGEARRAITQNAVSINKTKVVDPAASVDLEWLQERYVLISKGKKNHLLKKV, encoded by the coding sequence ATGAATTTCATTGAAGAACTCCGCTGGCGTGGTATGTTGCACGACATGACCCCCGGCACCGAAGAACAACTACAGAAAGAAATCACCGCTGGCTATATCGGATTCGATCCTACGGCGGCATCACTCCATATTGGTAATCTGGCAACTGTAATGCTGCTGGTTCATCTACAGCGGGCAGGTCACAAACCATTTGCTCTGGTTGGTGGTGCCACTGGTATGATCGGTGACCCGTCGGGTAAAGCTTCTGAACGTGAATTTTTGTCCGAAGAAACCTTACGGCGCAATCAGGAAGGCATCCGGCAGCAACTAACTAAATTTCTTGATTTCGATTGTGGAGTTAACTCCGCCGAGATGGTCAATAACTACGACTGGTTCAAGGAAATTTCCTTTCTGGGTTTTCTGCGTGAAGCGGGCAAGCACATTAGTGTCAATTATATGATGGCCAAAGATTCGGTGAAGAAACGGCTTGAAACGGGCATTTCCTTCACTGAGTTCTCCTACCAGTTATTACAGGGCTATGATTTCTACTGGCTCTACAATAACAAAAGTGTACGCTTACAAATGGGTGGCTCCGATCAGTGGGGGAATATCACAACCGGAACTGAGTTAATACGACGCAAAGAAAGCGGTCAGACGAATCTGCGGGAAGAATACCAGGCTTTTGCCCTGACAACACCATTGGTAACCAAAGCAGATGGAACCAAGTTTGGAAAATCAGAAAGTGGTAACGTTTGGCTTGACCCTGCTTTAACATCGCCTTATCAATTTTACCAGTTCTGGCTCAACACGACTGATGCCGATTGTCCGCGCCTGATACGTGTATTTACCTTGTTGCCAAGAGAGGAAATTGAAGACTTGGAACGACAGCATACCGAAGCACCCCATTTGCGTATTTTACAGAAAGCTATTGCCAAAGAAGTAACGATTCGGATACACTCTCAAGCTGGCTATGATCTGGCTGTAAAAGCATCCGAAGTACTTTTTGGCAAAGCCACGCTCGAAACGTTACGGTCTATTCAGGCCGATGAGTTTGATGTTATCTTTGAAGGAGTACCTCAAACGGAGATTTCGGCTGACGAATTAGCTAATAGTAAAGATATAACGGACCTGTTATCAATAGCCAGTAGGGGAGAAGTTTATACATCTAAAGGCGAAGCGCGTCGTGCTATTACACAAAATGCCGTAAGCATAAATAAAACCAAAGTAGTCGATCCTGCGGCCTCAGTTGACTTAGAATGGCTCCAGGAGCGTTATGTGCTAATATCAAAAGGTAAAAAAAATCATCTGTTGAAAAAAGTTTAG
- a CDS encoding S-adenosylmethionine:tRNA ribosyltransferase-isomerase: MTEMNELLLSQFQYELPDDRIARFPLAQRDASKLLVYQHGQISHLQFSDLPGLLPQNSFLVFNNTKVIPARLYFTKTTGAIIELFLLNPYPDKESGELPPITSAMEATGSAIWQGMIGNRKRWKLGETLITTFPTPSGDVTLMASWHDYEQSAVRLSWQPAELTFAQLIQYAGEIPLPPYLKRDVTDSDRDTYQTVYSKAEGAVAAPTAGLHFTPAIFDGLTERHIEFDYLTLHVGAGTFQPIKAQDVRQHLMHTEQVVYTRENLHHLLSHSDAIIAVGTTSMRALESLYWIGTKLLRNEADPFQLDQHYAYQLPTDQQPSIADSLRAVLDYLIMADKDSVVAHTGIYITPGYRIRMCKGIVTNFHQPGSTLILLIATLIGDNWKRIYKEALDKDYRFLSYGDSSLLLP, from the coding sequence ATGACTGAAATGAATGAGTTGTTGTTGAGTCAGTTTCAGTATGAACTGCCCGACGATCGTATTGCTCGCTTTCCATTAGCCCAGCGCGACGCATCGAAACTACTCGTTTATCAGCATGGGCAGATTAGCCATCTACAATTTTCGGATTTGCCCGGTTTGCTGCCTCAAAACAGCTTTCTGGTCTTTAATAACACGAAGGTTATACCAGCACGGCTTTATTTTACAAAGACAACTGGCGCTATCATCGAGCTGTTCTTATTAAATCCATACCCAGACAAGGAAAGCGGAGAATTACCACCAATCACATCTGCGATGGAGGCAACCGGTTCGGCCATCTGGCAGGGCATGATTGGAAACCGCAAACGCTGGAAACTTGGCGAAACCCTGATAACAACCTTTCCAACGCCATCGGGTGACGTTACGCTTATGGCTTCATGGCACGACTATGAACAGTCGGCCGTCCGGCTTAGCTGGCAACCCGCCGAGTTGACGTTTGCTCAATTGATTCAGTACGCGGGTGAGATACCGTTGCCGCCCTATCTTAAACGTGATGTAACAGACTCAGATCGGGATACCTATCAAACTGTTTATTCAAAAGCGGAGGGAGCCGTGGCCGCGCCCACTGCCGGACTGCATTTCACACCGGCAATATTTGACGGACTTACCGAACGTCATATTGAGTTTGACTACCTAACGTTACATGTGGGAGCCGGAACCTTTCAGCCGATCAAGGCCCAGGATGTTCGGCAGCATCTGATGCATACCGAACAGGTTGTCTACACACGAGAAAATCTACACCATTTACTCAGTCATAGTGACGCCATAATTGCGGTTGGTACGACATCTATGCGGGCGTTGGAAAGTTTATACTGGATAGGAACTAAGCTACTACGAAACGAAGCAGACCCATTTCAACTCGATCAGCATTATGCCTATCAACTTCCGACAGATCAGCAACCGAGCATAGCCGATTCACTACGTGCTGTTCTGGACTACCTGATTATGGCTGATAAGGACTCAGTTGTCGCGCATACCGGTATCTATATTACACCCGGTTATCGAATCAGGATGTGCAAAGGAATCGTTACTAATTTCCACCAGCCGGGGTCAACATTGATTTTGCTCATTGCTACCCTGATTGGCGATAATTGGAAGCGTATATATAAGGAAGCACTCGATAAAGATTATCGTTTCCTGAGTTACGGCGATTCGTCCCTGCTTTTGCCATAA
- a CDS encoding cob(I)yrinic acid a,c-diamide adenosyltransferase translates to MKIYTKTGDKGQTALIGGRRVSKSDLRIDAYGTVDELNSWIGLVRDQPVNIVRRELLKEIQDRLFTIGSELATDPEKAPKRVMPTIAPDDIMLLEQAMDTMDAELPELRAFVLPGGHESVSFCHLARTVCRRAERNIITLNEQALTSVDTVDELVMQYINRLSDYLFMLSRKMAQELNAEEVTWKPRT, encoded by the coding sequence ATGAAGATTTACACAAAAACAGGCGATAAAGGCCAAACCGCCTTAATTGGTGGGCGTCGAGTGAGTAAAAGCGATTTACGAATTGATGCCTATGGAACAGTCGACGAACTCAATTCGTGGATTGGTCTGGTACGTGATCAGCCAGTCAATATAGTTCGCCGGGAGTTATTGAAAGAAATTCAGGATCGACTATTTACAATTGGATCCGAACTGGCAACCGATCCGGAAAAGGCGCCGAAGCGTGTGATGCCCACTATCGCACCCGATGATATTATGCTTCTGGAACAGGCAATGGATACTATGGATGCTGAACTGCCCGAATTACGCGCGTTTGTATTGCCGGGTGGTCATGAATCTGTTTCATTCTGTCACCTTGCCCGGACAGTTTGCCGCCGAGCTGAACGTAACATTATAACGCTCAATGAACAGGCCCTTACTTCGGTCGATACTGTTGATGAACTGGTTATGCAATACATCAACCGACTATCTGATTATCTATTTATGTTGAGCCGAAAAATGGCACAAGAATTGAACGCAGAAGAAGTAACCTGGAAACCAAGGACGTGA
- a CDS encoding branched-chain amino acid aminotransferase, translating into MTTDVLQIELRKAERSRIQEVDFNHLPFGKHFSDHMFVADFIDGQWQNQMIVPFDNFTLSPALSSLHYGQSIFEGMKAFKNEAGEVFLFRPYANFERINESARRMCMATLPEEVFIGGLEALLRVDADWVPGTPESSLYVRPYMFATDTYLGVAPSKTYRFCIFTCPVGAYYSNPPKLKVETEYIRSAPGGVGYAKCAGNYGGSLYPTLMAQQQGYDQLIWTDAREHKYIEESGTMNIMFMIDGKLLTPATSDSILKGVTRDSIIKIARSWGIEVEERLVSIDELISAIESGRLTEAFGAGTAVGSSPYSLIGYNGKDYMLPEFAPEDSFAVRIKEYLSDLRTGKVADTFGWMHQV; encoded by the coding sequence ATGACGACGGACGTATTACAAATTGAATTGCGAAAAGCGGAACGCTCACGCATTCAGGAGGTAGACTTCAATCACCTGCCTTTCGGCAAACATTTCTCGGACCACATGTTTGTGGCCGATTTTATAGATGGTCAGTGGCAGAATCAAATGATTGTGCCGTTCGACAATTTCACACTAAGCCCTGCCCTGTCGTCGCTGCATTATGGCCAATCCATTTTTGAAGGCATGAAAGCGTTCAAAAATGAGGCTGGTGAGGTGTTCCTGTTTCGCCCTTATGCGAACTTTGAACGCATCAACGAATCTGCTCGACGTATGTGCATGGCTACGCTCCCAGAGGAAGTATTTATTGGTGGCCTGGAAGCACTTTTGCGCGTTGATGCTGATTGGGTACCCGGTACACCTGAGAGTTCGCTCTACGTTCGCCCGTATATGTTCGCTACAGACACGTATCTGGGTGTTGCTCCATCAAAAACGTACCGTTTCTGTATTTTCACCTGCCCCGTTGGTGCTTATTATTCGAACCCGCCGAAGCTGAAGGTTGAAACTGAATATATCCGTTCGGCACCGGGTGGTGTTGGTTATGCGAAATGTGCCGGTAACTATGGAGGCTCGTTATATCCAACCTTGATGGCACAACAACAAGGCTACGACCAGTTGATCTGGACCGACGCCCGCGAGCACAAATACATTGAGGAATCGGGCACAATGAACATCATGTTCATGATTGATGGTAAATTATTGACCCCGGCCACGTCTGACTCAATCCTGAAAGGTGTTACCCGCGACTCGATCATCAAAATTGCCCGCAGTTGGGGTATCGAAGTTGAAGAACGGCTGGTTTCTATTGATGAACTTATCAGTGCCATCGAATCAGGTCGGCTGACCGAAGCATTCGGCGCCGGAACAGCTGTTGGATCATCCCCATACTCACTCATCGGGTATAATGGTAAAGATTATATGCTGCCCGAATTTGCACCCGAAGATTCATTCGCCGTCCGTATCAAAGAGTATCTCTCCGATCTTCGCACTGGCAAAGTAGCAGACACCTTTGGCTGGATGCATCAGGTGTAG
- a CDS encoding nuclear transport factor 2 family protein, whose protein sequence is MQVYLMTCVDMKYSLLIILLILYSELTSAQSTNLPTNVVSQLDSMEKAMFIASQNADAFGSLMGNDYITINADGVMANKTQTLEAVRTHPLPKADIVLSDNRQRVYGDLAIRTGRAKAYKAGLLLADFMYTETWIYRDGRWQFIGWQGTMAGVPSYYGVLITLVLTSIIAAVLWWFMKHRMKPRRHSLSQD, encoded by the coding sequence ATGCAGGTCTACTTAATGACCTGTGTAGATATGAAATATAGCCTATTAATCATCCTGCTGATTCTTTATTCGGAGTTGACATCGGCACAATCAACCAACCTTCCTACAAATGTAGTTTCCCAACTCGACAGTATGGAAAAGGCTATGTTTATTGCCTCACAGAATGCAGATGCCTTCGGGAGCCTCATGGGTAATGACTACATTACAATCAATGCTGATGGGGTTATGGCAAACAAAACTCAAACGTTGGAGGCAGTGCGTACCCACCCATTACCCAAAGCGGACATAGTACTATCTGACAACCGACAGCGTGTCTATGGTGATTTAGCAATTCGTACAGGTCGGGCTAAAGCGTACAAAGCTGGCTTACTTCTAGCTGATTTTATGTACACTGAAACGTGGATATACCGAGACGGCCGCTGGCAGTTTATTGGGTGGCAAGGTACAATGGCAGGAGTGCCCAGCTATTATGGCGTGTTAATTACGTTAGTGCTTACCTCTATTATCGCTGCTGTGCTATGGTGGTTTATGAAACATCGGATGAAACCAAGACGACACTCTCTCAGTCAGGATTGA
- a CDS encoding ABC transporter ATP-binding protein, producing the protein MKYDLSQDVGQKKEKNATYKALRKLLALIEDERRILILAFVAILVNSGLTLVSPMLIGRTIDTYVQTRNYNGILQNAGILLGIYLIALVTNYVQTRLMGGIGQRTLFKLRNAVFNKLQELPVAFFNQNKAGDLISRINNDTDKLNQFFSQSLMQFVGSIFIMTGAGLFLLFINLPLGAAALSPAILMWIFTQATSAWVKRKNAGSLKSVGNLSAEIQENLNNFKVIIAFNRRDYFRKRFEEANQQNYKTAIGAGLANNVFTPVIGMAANLGQLVVLTYGIYLISRGQFTIGLLISFFSYVNNFYNPLRQLAALWANFQVALAGWDRISQLLVLQTDLVTVADSVSASSSALLSFQNVSFSYPDGQEVLHNISFDLARGKTYALVGPTGGGKTTTASLIARLYDPTSGTVLLDGKDIRAYSPEERTQKIGFILQEPFLFTGTVRENILYGNEAYQSHSNEELAEVIRAANLAGLVERFDDGLDTKIQTSGDAISLGHKQLIAFMRAVLRNPDLLILDEATANIDTVTEQLLDEILQNLPEKTTRIIIAHRLNTIESADEIFFINSGQVTLAGSLNDAVDMLLHGKRVS; encoded by the coding sequence ATGAAGTACGATCTTAGTCAGGACGTTGGGCAGAAAAAAGAAAAAAATGCCACCTATAAAGCCCTCAGAAAACTACTGGCGCTTATTGAGGACGAACGCCGAATCCTTATTCTGGCGTTCGTTGCCATTTTGGTCAATTCGGGTTTGACACTGGTGAGTCCTATGCTGATTGGTCGTACAATTGATACCTATGTTCAGACCAGGAATTACAATGGGATTTTGCAGAACGCAGGTATTTTACTCGGAATTTACCTGATTGCGCTTGTAACGAACTATGTGCAGACGCGCCTGATGGGCGGAATAGGCCAACGGACACTGTTCAAACTTCGGAATGCCGTATTCAACAAATTACAGGAATTGCCCGTCGCTTTCTTTAACCAGAACAAAGCGGGCGACCTCATTTCCCGAATCAACAACGACACCGATAAGCTGAATCAGTTTTTCTCGCAGTCGTTAATGCAGTTTGTTGGAAGTATTTTTATCATGACCGGGGCTGGTCTGTTCCTGTTGTTCATCAACCTGCCGCTCGGAGCTGCTGCCCTGTCTCCGGCCATACTCATGTGGATTTTTACACAAGCCACCTCGGCCTGGGTGAAACGCAAGAATGCCGGGAGCCTTAAAAGTGTTGGTAACCTGAGTGCCGAAATTCAGGAGAACCTGAACAATTTCAAGGTGATCATCGCCTTCAACAGGCGCGATTATTTCCGAAAACGATTCGAAGAAGCGAACCAGCAAAACTACAAAACGGCCATTGGGGCTGGGTTGGCTAACAACGTTTTTACGCCTGTTATTGGCATGGCCGCTAACCTCGGTCAACTCGTTGTGCTGACGTATGGTATATACTTGATCTCAAGAGGCCAGTTTACAATTGGCTTGTTGATTAGCTTTTTCTCGTATGTCAACAATTTCTATAACCCACTGAGGCAACTGGCTGCACTGTGGGCAAACTTTCAGGTGGCGCTAGCCGGTTGGGACCGAATCTCGCAATTACTGGTTCTGCAAACGGATTTGGTTACCGTAGCGGATTCGGTGTCTGCATCGTCCTCAGCCTTACTTTCTTTCCAGAACGTATCATTCAGCTATCCCGATGGGCAGGAGGTTTTGCATAACATCAGCTTCGACCTTGCGCGTGGTAAGACCTATGCGCTGGTTGGGCCAACGGGGGGCGGTAAAACTACAACAGCATCGCTGATTGCACGTTTATATGACCCAACCAGCGGTACGGTGTTACTTGATGGGAAGGACATACGCGCCTATAGTCCCGAAGAGCGCACCCAAAAAATTGGCTTTATTCTTCAGGAACCGTTTTTATTTACGGGTACCGTTCGGGAGAACATTTTATACGGTAACGAAGCCTATCAAAGTCATTCGAACGAGGAGTTAGCTGAGGTTATTCGGGCGGCTAATCTGGCTGGCCTGGTCGAGCGGTTCGATGACGGTCTGGACACGAAGATTCAGACAAGCGGTGATGCCATCAGTCTGGGGCATAAACAACTTATTGCGTTCATGCGAGCCGTCTTGCGTAACCCCGATTTGCTTATTCTGGATGAAGCTACGGCCAATATCGACACTGTTACGGAACAGTTGCTGGACGAAATTTTGCAAAATCTTCCCGAAAAAACGACTCGGATTATCATCGCTCACCGCTTGAATACGATTGAAAGCGCCGATGAAATCTTTTTTATTAATTCGGGGCAAGTTACGCTGGCAGGGTCACTTAACGATGCCGTAGATATGCTGCTGCATGGCAAGCGAGTGAGTTAA